A window of the Diceros bicornis minor isolate mBicDic1 chromosome 30, mDicBic1.mat.cur, whole genome shotgun sequence genome harbors these coding sequences:
- the LOC131394444 gene encoding olfactory receptor 7E178-like, whose amino-acid sequence MYMVTMLGNLVIFLAVFSDSHLHTPMYFFLSILSMADISFTSTTVPKMILDIRTHSRVISYVGCLTQLSFFYFFGCLDCLLLTVMAYDRFVAICYPLHYLVIMNPHLCSLLVLVSFLISLLDSQLHCLMVSQLTFCTNVEIPHFFCDPPQLLKIACDDTPTNKILLYFIGAIFGGIPVSGILFSYIRIVSTILRVPSIGGKYKAFSTCGSHLSVVCLFYGTALGVYLSSPVSHSPRRDVVASVMYTVVTPMLNPFIYCLRNRDIKKAMQRLLNRTV is encoded by the coding sequence ATGTACATGGTCACCATGCTGGGGAATCTAGTGATCTTCCTGGCTGTCTTCTCTGACTCCCACCTCCAcactcccatgtacttcttcctctccatcctATCCATGGCTGACATCAGTTTTACTTCTACCACGGTCCCAAAGATGATTTTGGACATTCGAACTCATAGCAGAGTCATCTCCTATGTGGGCTGCCTGactcagttgtcttttttttatttttttggatgttTGGACTGTTTACTCTTAACTGTGATGGCCTATGATCGATTTGTAGCTATTTGTTATCCCCTGCACTACCTGGTCATCATGAACCCCCACCTCTGTAGCTTGCTGGTTCTGGTGTCTTTTTTGATCAGCCTTTTGGACTCCCAGCTGCACTGCTTGATGGTGTCACAACTTACCTTTTGCACAAATGTGGAAATCCCTCATTTCTTCTGTGATCCTCCTCAACTCCTCAAGATTGCCTGTGATGATACCCCCACCAATAAAATATTACTGTATTTTATCGGTGCCATCTTTGGTGGTATTCCAGTCTCGGGAATCCTTTTCTCTTACATTCGAATTGTTTCCACCATTCTGAGAGTCCCATCAATAGGTGGGAAGTACAAAGCCTTCTCTACCTGCGGCTCTCATCTGTCagttgtttgcttattttatgGAACAGCCCTTGGGGTGTACCTCAGTTCTCCTGTTTCACATTCCCCCAGGAGGGATGTGGTGGCCTCAGTGATGTACACTGTAGTCACTCCcatgctgaaccccttcatctacTGCCTGAGGAACAGGGACATCAAGAAGGCCATGCAGAGGCTCCTCAACAGAACAGTCTAG
- the LOC131394445 gene encoding olfactory receptor 7E24-like yields the protein MEPQNLTSVSEFLLLGLSDDLELHPLLFGLFLTMYLVTVLGNLLIILAVSSDARLHSPMYIFLSNLSLADISFSTITVPKMLVNLQIHSKSITYAGCLTQVSLFSLFACLDSLLLAVMAYDRLVAICHPLHYPVIMNLHLCGLLVLVSFFISLLDSQLHYLMMSQLIFCADVKIPHFFCDPPQLLKLACSDTLTSNMLIYFISAIFGGVPLTGILYSYTRIISSILKVSSSGGKYKMFSTCGSHLLIVCLYYGTGLGVYLSSTVLSFSRKDVVASVMYTVVTPMLNPFIYSLRNRDIKNALWRIISRIS from the coding sequence ATGGAACCACAGAATCTAACAAGTGTCTCAGAATTCCTCCTCCTGGGTCTCTCAGATGATCTGGAACTGcaccctctcctctttgggctctTCCTGACCATGTACCTGGTCACTGTACTTgggaacctgctcatcatcctgGCTGTCAGCTCTGACGCCCGCCTCCACAGCCCCAtgtacatcttcctttccaatctgtcttTGGCTGACATCAGTTTCAGCACCATTACAGTCCCCAAGATGCTGGTGAACCTGCAGATACACAGCAAATCCATCACCTATGCAGGCTGCCTAACTCAGGTgtccttgttttctctttttgcatGTTTGGACAGTCTGCTCCTGgctgtgatggcctatgaccggtTAGTGGCCATTTGTCACCCCCTACACTACCCAGTCATCATGAACCTCCATCTCTGTGGCTTGTTGGTCCTGGTGTCATTTTTCATCAGTCTTTTGGACTCCCAGTTGCACTACTTGATGATGTCACAGCTTATCTTCTGTGCAGATGTGAAAATCCCTCATTTCTTCTGTGATCCTCCTCAACTCCTCAAACTTGCCTGTTCTGACACCCTCACAAGTaacatgttaatttattttattagtgCCATCTTTGGTGGTGTTCCACTCACAGGTATCCTTTATTCTTATACTCGAATTATTTCCTCCATCCTGAAAGTCTCCTCATCAGGTGGGAAATACAAAATGTTTTCCACCTGTGGCTCTCACCTGTTAATTGTTTGCTTATATTATGGAACAGGCCTTGGAGTGTACCTCAGTTCAACTGTCTTATCTTTCTCAAGAAAAGATGTGGTGGCCTCAGTGATGTACACTGTGGTCACCCCTATGTTGAACCCCTTCATCTACAGCCTGAGAAACAGGGACATCAAGAATGCCTTGTGGAGGATTATCAGCAGAATATCCTGA